In bacterium YEK0313, one genomic interval encodes:
- the glnB gene encoding Nitrogen regulatory protein P-II codes for MKKIEAIIKPFKLDEVKEALQEVGLQGITVTEAKGFGRQKGHTELYRGAEYVVDFLPKVKIEIVMPDEMVEKAIEAIRRAAQTGRIGDGKIFVSSIEEAIRIRTGESGLDAI; via the coding sequence ATGAAAAAGATCGAGGCGATCATCAAGCCGTTCAAACTCGATGAGGTGAAGGAAGCCCTGCAGGAGGTCGGCCTCCAGGGCATCACCGTCACCGAGGCGAAGGGCTTCGGGCGTCAGAAAGGGCATACGGAGCTCTATCGCGGCGCCGAATATGTCGTTGACTTCCTGCCCAAGGTGAAGATCGAGATCGTGATGCCCGACGAGATGGTCGAAAAGGCCATCGAGGCGATCCGCAGGGCCGCCCAGACCGGGCGCATCGGCGACGGCAAGATTTTCGTGTCCAGCATCGAGGAAGCGATCCGCATCCGAACCGGCGAGTCCGGTCTCGACGCCATCTGA
- the accA1_4 gene encoding Acetyl-/propionyl-coenzyme A carboxylase alpha chain, translating into MLSSVLIANRGEIAVRIIRTARRMGLRTIAVYSDADANAMHVRLADEAYPIGPAPARESYLVIEKIIEAARRSGAEAIHPGYGFLSERAEFADACAEAGIVFIGPPANAIRAMGLKDGAKSLMQRAGVPVVPGYHGANQDPKFLKEKAYEIGYPVLIKAVAGGGGKGMKKVEKLVDFDEALASAQREAASSFGDPRVLIEKYVQAPRHIEIQVFGDAQGNVVHLFERDCSLQRRHQKVIEEAPAPAMPPAMREAMGRAAVEAAKAVGYVGAGTVEFIADGSNGLQADKFYFMEMNTRLQVEHPVTEAITGQDLVEWQIRVASGERLPLLQDELAIHGHAVEARLYAEDPERGFLPSTGRLHTLEFGDGEGVRVDTGVEAGAEVSPFYDPMIAKVIAFGETRDEALDRLGAVLGRTVVAGPRTNLAFLKALTEAPGFRSGAFDTGFIDRNLAALGAVPRAADPATVRLAALKLVDGAWAARQGRDQARSNEAASPWSATDGFQLAAARRVSVPLVVDGERATVELVSPAPGTGRTGSIQAVFGGGTSDYHDDYLPVANDPAFTLTRDGLFVVRDGRQTEVRRFDPFDVDLDHLDGGGAVKPPMHGKVIAVLVEPGQAVAKGDRIAVIEAMKMEHTLVAPADGTVTAIAVTAGEQVAEGAPVATIEGQAEQAA; encoded by the coding sequence ATGCTGTCTTCCGTGCTCATCGCCAACCGCGGCGAAATCGCCGTCCGGATCATCAGGACGGCGCGACGCATGGGATTGCGTACGATCGCGGTCTATTCGGACGCCGATGCCAATGCCATGCATGTCCGCCTCGCCGACGAGGCCTATCCGATCGGCCCGGCGCCGGCGCGTGAAAGCTACCTCGTCATCGAGAAGATCATCGAGGCGGCGCGCCGGTCAGGCGCCGAGGCGATCCATCCCGGCTACGGCTTCCTGTCGGAACGGGCGGAATTCGCCGATGCCTGCGCCGAGGCCGGCATCGTGTTCATCGGCCCGCCGGCCAATGCGATCCGTGCCATGGGCCTGAAGGACGGCGCGAAGAGCCTGATGCAGCGCGCCGGCGTGCCGGTCGTGCCCGGCTATCACGGCGCCAACCAGGATCCGAAATTCCTGAAGGAGAAGGCCTACGAGATCGGCTATCCCGTGCTGATCAAGGCGGTCGCGGGCGGCGGCGGCAAGGGCATGAAGAAGGTCGAGAAGCTCGTCGATTTCGACGAGGCGCTGGCCTCCGCCCAGCGCGAGGCGGCAAGTTCCTTCGGCGATCCGCGCGTGCTGATCGAAAAATACGTGCAGGCGCCGCGCCACATCGAAATCCAGGTGTTCGGCGACGCCCAAGGCAATGTGGTGCATCTGTTCGAGCGCGACTGCTCGCTGCAGCGCCGGCACCAGAAGGTGATCGAGGAGGCGCCGGCCCCGGCCATGCCGCCGGCCATGCGCGAGGCCATGGGCCGCGCGGCCGTCGAGGCGGCGAAGGCCGTCGGCTATGTCGGCGCCGGCACGGTCGAGTTCATCGCCGACGGCTCCAACGGCCTGCAGGCCGACAAGTTCTATTTCATGGAAATGAACACCCGCCTGCAGGTTGAGCACCCGGTCACCGAGGCGATCACCGGCCAGGACCTGGTCGAGTGGCAGATCCGGGTCGCTTCGGGTGAGCGGCTGCCGCTCTTGCAGGACGAACTGGCGATCCATGGCCATGCCGTCGAGGCGCGGCTCTATGCCGAGGATCCCGAGCGGGGCTTCCTGCCCTCGACCGGCCGGCTGCACACGCTCGAATTCGGCGACGGCGAGGGCGTGCGCGTCGATACCGGTGTCGAGGCGGGCGCTGAGGTCTCGCCCTTCTACGACCCGATGATCGCCAAGGTGATCGCCTTCGGCGAGACCCGCGACGAGGCGCTGGACCGTCTCGGCGCCGTGCTGGGCCGGACGGTGGTCGCCGGTCCACGCACCAATCTCGCCTTTCTGAAGGCCCTGACCGAAGCGCCGGGCTTCCGCTCCGGCGCCTTCGACACGGGCTTCATCGACCGCAATCTCGCAGCCCTCGGCGCGGTGCCGCGGGCCGCCGATCCGGCCACCGTGCGGCTCGCCGCCCTGAAGCTGGTCGACGGCGCCTGGGCCGCGCGGCAGGGCCGCGATCAGGCGCGGTCGAACGAAGCGGCCTCGCCCTGGAGCGCCACCGACGGCTTCCAGCTCGCCGCCGCGCGGCGCGTCTCGGTGCCGCTCGTCGTCGATGGCGAGCGGGCCACGGTGGAGCTGGTCTCGCCAGCGCCAGGCACCGGGCGGACCGGCAGCATCCAGGCCGTGTTCGGCGGCGGCACCAGCGACTATCACGATGACTACCTGCCGGTGGCGAACGACCCGGCCTTCACTCTGACGCGCGACGGGCTTTTTGTCGTCCGCGACGGCCGCCAGACCGAGGTCCGGCGCTTCGATCCCTTCGATGTCGACCTCGACCATCTCGACGGCGGCGGCGCGGTCAAGCCGCCGATGCACGGCAAGGTGATCGCCGTGCTGGTGGAGCCGGGCCAGGCGGTGGCCAAGGGCGACCGGATCGCGGTGATCGAAGCGATGAAGATGGAGCATACGCTGGTGGCGCCGGCTGACGGCACCGTCACGGCGATCGCCGTGACGGCCGGCGAGCAGGTGGCCGAGGGCGCGCCGGTCGCGACCATCGAAGGCCAGGCGGAGCAGGCGGCATGA
- a CDS encoding Thioesterase superfamily protein, translated as MSHAVMTIAQLNTFLARDFPQVFTPDSAFGIVSVGYRESVMRCRFDQRHLRPGGTISGPTMMTLADVGLYIAILASIGPVAMAVTTNLNINFLSKPAPRDLIARTKLLRLGRRLAVGEVSIYSDGDEEDMVAHVTGTYAIPQERAGA; from the coding sequence ATGTCGCACGCGGTCATGACCATCGCGCAGCTGAACACCTTCCTGGCGCGCGACTTCCCCCAGGTCTTCACGCCGGACAGCGCCTTCGGCATCGTCTCCGTCGGCTACCGCGAATCCGTCATGCGCTGCCGCTTCGACCAGCGCCACCTGAGGCCCGGCGGCACGATTTCCGGGCCGACCATGATGACGCTCGCCGATGTCGGGCTCTATATCGCCATCCTCGCCTCGATCGGGCCGGTCGCCATGGCGGTGACCACCAATCTCAACATCAATTTCCTGAGCAAGCCCGCTCCGCGCGATCTCATCGCCCGCACGAAGCTGCTCCGCCTCGGCCGGCGCCTTGCCGTCGGCGAAGTCTCGATCTACTCGGACGGCGATGAGGAGGACATGGTGGCCCACGTCACCGGCACCTATGCCATCCCGCAGGAACGCGCCGGCGCATAA
- the rplM gene encoding 50S ribosomal protein L13, giving the protein MKTFVAKPAEVDKKWVLIDATGLVVGRLATIVAMRLRGKHKPSYTPHVDCGDNVIIINAEKVVLTGRKWDQKAYYHHTGYPGGIKERIAKTIRDGRFPERIIEKAVERMIPRGPLGRQQMSNLRVYGGDQHPHEAQSPAKLDVGAMNSKNVRN; this is encoded by the coding sequence ATGAAGACCTTCGTGGCCAAGCCGGCCGAGGTCGACAAGAAGTGGGTTCTGATCGACGCGACGGGCCTGGTTGTGGGCCGTCTCGCGACGATCGTGGCGATGCGCCTGCGCGGCAAGCACAAGCCGAGCTACACCCCCCATGTCGATTGCGGTGACAACGTCATCATCATCAATGCGGAGAAGGTGGTGCTCACCGGCCGCAAGTGGGACCAGAAGGCCTACTATCACCACACCGGTTATCCCGGCGGCATCAAGGAGCGGATCGCCAAGACGATCCGCGACGGCCGTTTCCCGGAGCGGATCATCGAGAAGGCCGTGGAGCGCATGATCCCGCGCGGCCCCCTCGGCCGCCAGCAGATGTCGAACCTGCGCGTCTACGGCGGCGACCAGCATCCGCATGAGGCGCAGTCGCCGGCCAAGCTCGACGTCGGCGCCATGAACTCCAAGAACGTGAGGAACTGA
- the ctaA gene encoding Heme A synthase, whose protein sequence is MSAAEPVSAIPDPHKAIRLWLILVAVLVFAMVVVGGATRLTDSGLSITEWRPVTGTLPPLTHTQWLAEFAKYQASSQYDLVNRGMSLADFQFIFWWEWAHRLLGRVIGAAMLLPWLFFLMRGRLDRRLAAVTFGIGLMIGFQGLVGWLMVASGLNPGMVAVAPLKLMFHLTLACLIFAALVWVALGLKPVRDRGPVSARLRFGGFAVLVLIVVQIMLGALVAGNDAGMRFNDWPLMDGALVPPLGQLFDKPSTLEAFVDSLALTQFNHRLGAYALFALALWHMLAARGSGFAKSATVLFGLITAQAIIGITTLILVVPLWAGLLHQAFAVLVLGHAVAHAHGLARARRLPENPSAPAAAMAPMERAA, encoded by the coding sequence ATGTCGGCTGCTGAGCCCGTTTCCGCTATCCCCGACCCCCACAAGGCCATCCGTCTGTGGCTCATCCTGGTCGCAGTCCTGGTCTTTGCGATGGTGGTGGTCGGCGGCGCGACGCGGCTGACCGATTCCGGCCTGTCGATCACCGAATGGCGGCCGGTGACCGGCACGTTGCCGCCGCTGACCCATACCCAGTGGCTCGCCGAATTCGCCAAGTACCAGGCGAGTTCGCAATATGACCTGGTCAATCGCGGCATGTCGCTTGCCGATTTCCAGTTCATCTTCTGGTGGGAATGGGCCCACAGGCTGCTCGGCCGGGTGATCGGCGCGGCCATGCTGCTGCCCTGGCTGTTCTTCCTGATGCGCGGCCGGCTCGACCGCCGGCTCGCCGCGGTCACCTTCGGCATCGGCCTGATGATCGGCTTCCAGGGCCTGGTCGGCTGGCTGATGGTCGCCTCCGGGCTCAATCCCGGCATGGTGGCCGTCGCGCCGCTGAAGCTGATGTTCCATCTGACGCTGGCCTGCCTGATCTTCGCCGCCCTGGTCTGGGTGGCGCTCGGCCTGAAGCCCGTCCGCGACCGCGGGCCGGTATCGGCGCGCCTGCGCTTCGGCGGCTTCGCCGTGCTCGTTCTCATCGTCGTGCAGATCATGCTGGGCGCGCTGGTCGCCGGCAACGATGCCGGCATGCGCTTCAACGACTGGCCGCTGATGGACGGCGCCCTGGTGCCGCCGCTCGGCCAGCTGTTCGACAAGCCGAGCACGCTCGAGGCCTTCGTCGATTCGCTGGCGCTGACCCAGTTCAACCACCGGCTCGGCGCCTATGCGCTGTTCGCTCTGGCGCTCTGGCACATGCTGGCCGCCCGCGGCAGCGGTTTTGCGAAAAGCGCCACCGTGCTGTTCGGCCTCATCACCGCCCAGGCGATCATCGGCATCACTACGCTGATCCTGGTCGTGCCGCTGTGGGCGGGCCTGCTCCACCAGGCCTTCGCGGTCCTGGTGCTCGGCCATGCCGTCGCCCATGCCCATGGCCTGGCGCGGGCAAGGCGCCTGCCGGAAAACCCCTCGGCGCCGGCGGCCGCGATGGCCCCGATGGAGCGCGCCGCCTGA
- the glnA_2 gene encoding Glutamine synthetase 1 — protein MTTAKDVLKMIKENDVKYVDLRFTDPRGKWQHVTFDISMIDEEIFAEGTMFDGSSIAGWKAINESDMLLMLDPATAVIDPFFADTTLSIVCDVLEPTTGEPYGRDPRGMAKKAEAYLKSTKIGDTVFVGPEAEFFVFDDVKFSAEPYHMGFKLDSSELPINSYTDYEGGNLGHRVRVKGGYFPVPPVDSLQDMRGEMLSSMAKMGVKVEKHHHEVASAQHELGMKFDTLTHMADQMQVYKYCIHQVAHIYGKTATFMPKPVFGDNGSGMHVHQSIWKGGKPLFAGNKYADLSQECLWYIGGVIKHAKSLNAFTNPSTNSYKRLVPGYEAPVLLAYSARNRSASCRIPWTSNPKAKRVEVRFPDPTANPYLAFAALLMAGIDGIVNKIDPGAAMDKDLYDLPPKELKKIPTVCGSLREALAALDKDRAYLKAGGVFNDDFIDSYIELKMTEVMRFEMAPHPVEFDMYYSV, from the coding sequence ATGACGACTGCCAAGGACGTTCTGAAGATGATCAAGGAGAACGACGTGAAGTACGTCGATCTCCGCTTTACCGACCCGCGTGGCAAGTGGCAGCACGTCACCTTCGACATCTCGATGATCGACGAGGAGATCTTCGCCGAGGGCACGATGTTCGACGGCTCCTCGATCGCCGGCTGGAAGGCGATCAACGAGTCCGACATGCTTCTGATGCTCGACCCGGCGACCGCTGTCATCGACCCGTTCTTCGCCGACACCACCCTGTCGATCGTCTGCGACGTGCTGGAGCCGACCACCGGCGAGCCCTATGGCCGCGACCCGCGCGGCATGGCCAAGAAGGCCGAGGCCTATCTGAAGTCGACCAAGATCGGCGACACCGTGTTCGTCGGCCCCGAGGCCGAGTTCTTCGTGTTCGACGACGTGAAGTTCTCCGCCGAGCCCTATCACATGGGCTTCAAGCTCGATTCGAGCGAGTTGCCGATCAATTCCTACACGGACTATGAAGGCGGCAATCTCGGCCACCGTGTCCGCGTCAAGGGCGGCTATTTCCCGGTCCCGCCGGTCGACAGCCTGCAGGACATGCGCGGCGAGATGCTCTCGTCCATGGCCAAGATGGGCGTGAAGGTGGAAAAGCACCATCACGAGGTCGCCTCCGCCCAGCACGAGCTGGGCATGAAGTTCGACACCCTCACCCACATGGCCGACCAGATGCAGGTCTACAAGTACTGCATCCACCAGGTCGCCCACATCTACGGCAAGACCGCCACCTTCATGCCGAAGCCGGTCTTCGGCGACAACGGCTCGGGCATGCACGTGCACCAGTCGATCTGGAAGGGCGGCAAGCCGCTGTTCGCCGGCAACAAATATGCCGACCTCAGCCAGGAATGCCTGTGGTACATCGGCGGCGTGATCAAGCACGCCAAGTCGCTGAACGCCTTCACCAATCCGTCGACCAACTCCTACAAGCGTCTGGTTCCGGGCTATGAGGCGCCGGTCCTGCTCGCCTATTCGGCGCGCAACCGCTCGGCGTCCTGCCGCATTCCGTGGACGTCGAACCCGAAGGCCAAGCGCGTCGAGGTCCGCTTCCCCGACCCGACCGCCAATCCCTACCTCGCCTTCGCCGCGCTGCTGATGGCCGGCATCGACGGCATCGTCAACAAGATCGATCCGGGCGCCGCCATGGACAAGGATCTCTATGACCTGCCGCCGAAGGAGTTGAAGAAGATCCCGACCGTCTGCGGCAGCCTGCGCGAAGCCCTCGCCGCCCTGGACAAGGACCGGGCCTATCTGAAGGCCGGCGGCGTGTTCAACGACGACTTCATCGACAGCTATATCGAGCTGAAGATGACCGAGGTGATGCGCTTCGAAATGGCGCCGCACCCGGTCGAGTTCGACATGTACTACTCGGTCTGA
- the mdeA_2 gene encoding Methionine gamma-lyase — protein sequence MSDRIPGFSTLAVHAGAQPDPTTGARATPIYQTTSFVFDDVDHAASLFGLQAFGNIYTRIGNPTNAVLEERVAALEGGTAALAVASGHAAEFLVMHALMQPGDEFIASKKLYGGSINQFNHSYKNFGWTVVWVDQDDIAAVEAAVTAKTKAIFIESIANPAGNITDIEAFSAIARKAGVPLIVDNTLASPYLIRPIDHGADIVIHSATKFLGGHGNSIGGLIVDGGTFDWSKSGRYPMLTAPRPEYGGIVLHETFGNFAFAIACRVLGLRDLGPALSPFNAFMILTGIETLPLRMDKHCQNAFKVAEWLSKHPKVSWVNYPGLPGDKQHALAQKYRPRGAGAVFTFGLKGGFEAGVKLVSEVKLFSHLANVGDTRSLIIHPASTTHKQLSDAQKTEAGAGPEVVRLSIGIEDAADIIADLDASLREV from the coding sequence ATGTCCGACCGCATCCCCGGCTTCTCGACCTTGGCCGTCCATGCCGGCGCCCAGCCGGATCCGACCACGGGCGCCCGCGCCACCCCGATCTACCAGACGACGTCCTTCGTCTTCGACGATGTCGACCACGCCGCCTCGCTGTTCGGCCTGCAGGCCTTCGGCAACATCTATACGCGCATCGGCAACCCGACCAACGCGGTCCTCGAGGAACGCGTGGCCGCGCTCGAAGGCGGCACCGCCGCGCTCGCCGTCGCCTCCGGCCATGCCGCCGAGTTCCTGGTGATGCATGCGCTCATGCAGCCGGGCGACGAATTCATCGCCTCCAAGAAGCTCTATGGCGGCTCGATCAACCAGTTCAACCATTCCTACAAGAACTTCGGCTGGACCGTCGTCTGGGTCGACCAGGACGACATCGCGGCGGTGGAAGCGGCGGTGACCGCCAAGACCAAGGCGATCTTCATCGAAAGCATCGCAAACCCGGCCGGCAACATCACCGATATCGAGGCCTTCTCGGCGATCGCCCGCAAGGCCGGCGTGCCGCTGATCGTCGACAACACCCTCGCCTCGCCCTACCTGATCCGGCCGATCGACCACGGCGCCGACATCGTCATCCATTCGGCGACCAAGTTCCTCGGCGGCCACGGCAACTCGATCGGCGGCCTGATCGTCGACGGCGGCACCTTCGACTGGTCGAAGAGCGGCCGCTATCCCATGCTGACCGCCCCGCGGCCGGAATATGGCGGCATCGTCCTGCACGAGACCTTCGGCAACTTCGCCTTCGCCATCGCCTGCCGGGTGCTGGGCCTGCGCGATCTCGGACCGGCGCTCTCGCCGTTCAACGCCTTCATGATCCTGACCGGCATCGAGACCTTGCCGCTGCGCATGGACAAGCACTGCCAGAACGCCTTCAAGGTGGCGGAGTGGCTCTCCAAGCACCCGAAAGTGTCATGGGTGAACTATCCCGGCCTGCCCGGCGACAAGCAGCATGCGCTGGCCCAGAAATATCGCCCGCGCGGCGCCGGCGCCGTCTTCACCTTCGGGCTGAAGGGCGGCTTCGAGGCGGGCGTGAAGCTGGTTTCCGAGGTCAAGCTGTTCTCGCACCTCGCCAATGTCGGCGACACTCGCTCGCTGATCATCCACCCCGCCTCCACCACCCACAAGCAGCTCTCGGATGCGCAGAAGACCGAGGCCGGCGCCGGCCCCGAAGTGGTGCGCCTGTCGATCGGCATCGAGGACGCCGCCGACATCATTGCCGATCTCGACGCGTCGCTGCGCGAGGTCTGA
- the panC gene encoding Pantothenate synthetase — MTRPTPTVVRTVADLRAAVSAFRAQGDTIAMVPTMGALHAGHISLVEAAKAAGARVVVSIFVNPTQFAPTEDFSKYPRTFEADLAKLAAVDAELVYAPTVDVMYPKGFVTSVNLAGPATAGLEDVARPHHFGGVATIVTKLFTQCRPDLAIFGEKDFQQLAVIRRMAVDLDLAVDVRGAPTIREADGLAMSSRNVYLTAADRAKAPSLHAAMQTAAAAIRRGGLAAVETALAAGRATIAANGFALDYLECRAADDLGAARPDTALRLLVAARIGQVRLIDNIAV; from the coding sequence ATGACCCGCCCGACGCCAACGGTCGTCCGCACCGTCGCGGACCTGCGCGCCGCGGTTTCCGCCTTTCGCGCCCAGGGCGACACCATCGCCATGGTGCCGACCATGGGCGCGCTGCATGCCGGCCACATCTCGCTGGTCGAGGCTGCCAAGGCGGCGGGCGCGCGCGTCGTGGTGTCGATCTTCGTCAACCCGACCCAGTTCGCTCCGACGGAGGATTTCTCCAAATATCCCCGGACCTTCGAGGCCGATCTTGCCAAGCTCGCGGCGGTCGATGCGGAGCTCGTCTACGCCCCGACCGTCGACGTCATGTACCCCAAGGGTTTCGTGACCAGCGTCAATCTCGCCGGACCGGCGACCGCCGGCCTCGAGGACGTCGCGCGGCCCCACCATTTCGGAGGCGTCGCCACCATCGTCACCAAGCTGTTCACCCAGTGCCGGCCGGATCTCGCCATCTTCGGCGAGAAGGACTTCCAGCAGCTGGCCGTCATCAGGCGCATGGCGGTCGACCTCGACCTGGCGGTCGACGTGCGCGGCGCGCCCACCATCCGCGAAGCCGACGGCCTCGCCATGTCCTCGCGCAACGTCTATCTGACAGCCGCGGACCGCGCCAAGGCGCCCAGCCTGCACGCGGCCATGCAGACGGCGGCGGCGGCCATCCGACGCGGCGGCCTCGCCGCGGTCGAGACCGCGCTCGCCGCGGGCCGCGCCACCATCGCGGCGAATGGCTTCGCGCTCGACTATCTGGAATGCCGGGCCGCCGACGATCTCGGCGCGGCCCGCCCGGACACGGCGCTGCGCCTGCTCGTCGCCGCGCGCATCGGCCAGGTCCGGCTCATCGACAATATCGCGGTGTGA
- the paaF_5 gene encoding 2,3-dehydroadipyl-CoA hydratase, with translation MNATSPAAAAASAPSAALLDRQDDDGVATLTLNDAASRNSLSEAMLAALSQALGAIAADRSVRAVVLTASGPVFSSGHNLKEMTARRADPDRGKAYFADILARCSAMMQQIVTLPQPVIAAVQGTATAAGCQLVASCDLAIASSAARFCTPGVHIGLFCSTPMVALSRNVAPKHAMEMLLTGEMIGAEDAFRFGLVNKVVPAGEEHGAAIALARIIASKSSLTVRIGKRAFYEQLDMTLADAYRHASAVMTENMLARDAEEGIGALLAKREPRWEDK, from the coding sequence ATGAATGCCACCTCCCCTGCGGCTGCGGCCGCCTCCGCACCGTCTGCCGCCCTGCTCGACAGGCAGGACGACGACGGCGTCGCCACGCTGACCCTCAACGATGCGGCGAGCCGCAACAGCCTGTCGGAAGCCATGCTCGCGGCGCTGTCGCAGGCCCTCGGCGCGATCGCCGCCGACCGATCGGTGCGCGCGGTGGTGCTGACCGCCAGCGGCCCGGTCTTCTCCTCCGGCCACAATCTGAAGGAAATGACCGCGCGGCGCGCCGATCCCGACCGGGGCAAGGCCTATTTCGCCGATATCCTGGCCCGCTGCTCGGCCATGATGCAGCAGATCGTCACCCTGCCCCAGCCGGTCATCGCCGCGGTCCAGGGCACGGCCACCGCCGCCGGCTGCCAGCTGGTGGCGAGCTGCGATCTCGCGATTGCCTCCAGCGCCGCGCGGTTCTGCACGCCGGGCGTTCACATCGGCCTGTTCTGCTCGACGCCGATGGTGGCGCTGTCGCGCAATGTCGCGCCCAAACATGCCATGGAAATGCTGCTGACCGGCGAGATGATCGGCGCCGAGGACGCCTTCCGCTTCGGCCTCGTCAACAAGGTCGTTCCGGCGGGCGAGGAACATGGAGCGGCGATCGCCCTGGCGCGCATCATCGCCTCGAAGTCGAGCCTCACCGTCCGCATCGGCAAGCGGGCCTTCTACGAACAGTTGGACATGACGCTGGCCGACGCCTATCGCCATGCCAGCGCCGTCATGACCGAAAACATGCTGGCGCGCGACGCCGAGGAAGGCATCGGCGCGCTTCTGGCCAAGCGCGAGCCGCGCTGGGAGGACAAGTGA
- a CDS encoding Glyoxalase-like domain protein, with the protein MTSGNFQRADHSTVSAYIMVAGAARLIDFLGTVFGAITVLRHDRPDGSVMHASVRIGDSVVMIADATPEYPAFPVWLHVYVPDVDKTYATALGHGATVVQSPTEKGDGDRRGGFADPAGNTWWIATAV; encoded by the coding sequence ATGACGAGCGGAAACTTCCAGCGCGCCGACCACTCCACGGTTTCGGCCTATATCATGGTCGCCGGCGCCGCCAGGCTGATCGACTTTCTCGGCACCGTCTTCGGCGCCATCACGGTGCTGCGCCACGACCGCCCGGACGGCAGCGTCATGCATGCCTCGGTCAGGATCGGCGACAGCGTCGTGATGATCGCCGACGCCACGCCCGAATACCCGGCCTTCCCGGTCTGGCTGCACGTCTATGTTCCCGATGTCGACAAGACCTATGCGACGGCGCTCGGCCACGGCGCAACCGTCGTCCAGTCGCCGACCGAAAAGGGCGACGGCGACCGGCGCGGCGGCTTTGCCGACCCGGCCGGCAACACCTGGTGGATCGCGACCGCGGTCTGA
- the rpsI gene encoding 30S ribosomal protein S9, with amino-acid sequence MAETVSSLEGLASLKPAAAEAPKHVQKLDKQGRAYATGKRKNAVARVWVKPGKGTITVNDRALDVYFARPVLRMILKQPLVLAGRDTQYDIDVTVAGGGLSGQAGAVRHGISRALTFYEPELRGVLKKEGFLTRDSRVVERKKYGKAKARRSFQFSKR; translated from the coding sequence ATGGCCGAGACCGTCTCGTCTCTCGAGGGCCTCGCTTCCCTCAAGCCGGCCGCCGCCGAGGCGCCGAAGCACGTGCAGAAGCTCGACAAGCAGGGCCGCGCCTATGCCACCGGCAAGCGCAAGAACGCGGTCGCCCGCGTCTGGGTCAAGCCGGGCAAAGGCACGATCACCGTCAACGACCGTGCTCTCGACGTCTATTTCGCGCGCCCGGTGCTGCGCATGATCCTGAAGCAGCCGCTGGTGCTCGCCGGCCGCGACACCCAGTATGACATCGACGTCACCGTCGCTGGCGGCGGCCTCTCGGGCCAGGCCGGCGCCGTGCGCCACGGCATTTCCCGCGCTCTCACCTTCTACGAGCCGGAACTGCGCGGCGTGCTGAAGAAAGAAGGCTTCCTGACCCGCGACAGCCGCGTGGTCGAGCGCAAGAAGTACGGCAAGGCCAAGGCTCGCCGCAGCTTCCAGTTCTCGAAGCGCTGA